The following are from one region of the Corylus avellana chromosome ca1, CavTom2PMs-1.0 genome:
- the LOC132167720 gene encoding uncharacterized protein LOC132167720 isoform X2, whose product MGRKTSSSCAICECSNHASICAVCVNSRLTEYRILLKSLKSRRDFLYARLSEVLVAKGKADDQMNWRVLHNDKLAKLKEKLRRNTQQFVQGKAKIERASYDLKVKYGVLESAHSTLKKHRVEQLEKFYPNLISTQNFGLMAITAERLHKQPVVIKQICKLFPLRRVIIDGERKDGSTDQYDQICNARLPRGLDPHSVPSEELAASLGYMVQLLNLVAQNLAAPVLHNSGFAGSCSRIWQRDSYWDARPSSRSHEYPLFIPRQNYCSSSGENSWSDRSSNNFGVASMESERKPRLDSSGSSSFNYSSASLHSVETHKDLQKGISLLKKSVACITAYCSNSLCLDVPSEASTFEAFAKLLAKLSSTKEVRSVFSGKMIYSRSCKQVEHLNKSVWNVNSAISSTTLMESAHTLPTMKNISEYRPNSAASFLYATQLSDVGKNECLIEEWDIVEHPTFPPPPSQTEDVEHWTRAMFIDATKK is encoded by the exons ATTAACTGAGTACCGCATTTTGTTAAAATCATTGAAGAGTCGTCGGGATTTCTTGTATGCAAGATTGAGTGAAGTGCTTGTAGCAAAG GGGAAGGCAGATgatcaaatgaattggagagtGCTTCACAATGATAAGCTTGCAAAGTTGAAGGAGAAGCTCCGTCGTAATACACAACAATTTGTACAAG GGAAGGCTAAGATTGAGAGGGCGTCCTatgatttaaaagtaaaatatggggtgcttgaatcagcccattctACG TTGAAAAAGCATCGTGTGGAACAACTGGAAAAGTTCTATCCTAACCTAATTTCCACTCAGAACTTCGGGCTT ATGGCAATCACCGCTGAACGTCTTCATAAACAGCCTGTAGTCATAAAACAAATATGCAAATTGTTCCCCCTACGTCGG GTGATCATAGACGGCGAAAGAAAAGATGGGTCTACGGATCAATATGATCAAATCTGCAATGCACGCTTACCAAGAGGACTTGATCCTCACTCTGTTCCATCGGAAGAGCTTGCTGCATCTTTGgg TTACATGGTGCAACTTCTGAATCTTGTTGCTCAGAACTTGGCTGCCCCAGTGCTTCATAACTCTGGTTTTGCG GGTTCTTGCTCTCGAATATGGCAACGAGATTCTTATTGGGATGCACGTCCGTCTTCTAGAAG CCATGAATATCCCCTTTTTATACCACGCCAAAATTATTGCTCCAGTAGTGGGGAAAATTCGTGGTCTGACAGAAGCTCAAATAATTTTGGTGTTGCTTCAATGGAATCTGAGAGGAAGCCACGCCTGGATTCTTCTGGGAGTAGTAGCTTTAATTATTCTTCTGCTTCTCTACATTCAGTTGAAACACACAAGGACTTACAGAAAGGGATTTCACTTCTCAAGAAAAGTGTGGCATGCATAACAGCATATTGTTCTAACTCATTATGTTTGGATGTCCCTTCTGAAGCATCTACCTTTGAAGCATTTGCAAAGTTATTGGCCAAACTATCTTCGACAAAGGAAGTTCGATCTGTTTTCTCTGGCAAAATGATTTATTCAAG GTCGTGTAAACAAGTTGAACATCTGAACAAATCTGTATGGAATGTGAATTCTGCCATTTCCTCAACCACTCTAATGGAAAGTGCTCATACACTGCCTACCATG AAAAACATTTCTGAATACCGTCCAAATTCCGCTGCCAGCTTTCTTTATGCTACTCAGTTGTCTGATGTTGGAAAGAATGAATGCCTCATTGAAGAATGGGATATTGTGGAGCATCCCACTTTTCCTCCTCCTCCGTCACAAACTGAGGATGTTGAGCATTGGACTCGAGCCATGTTCATCGATGCTACAAAGAAATGA
- the LOC132167720 gene encoding uncharacterized protein LOC132167720 isoform X1 encodes MGRKTSSSCAICECSNHASICAVCVNSRLTEYRILLKSLKSRRDFLYARLSEVLVAKGKADDQMNWRVLHNDKLAKLKEKLRRNTQQFVQGKAKIERASYDLKVKYGVLESAHSTLKKHRVEQLEKFYPNLISTQNFGLMAITAERLHKQPVVIKQICKLFPLRRVRSSKVIIDGERKDGSTDQYDQICNARLPRGLDPHSVPSEELAASLGYMVQLLNLVAQNLAAPVLHNSGFAGSCSRIWQRDSYWDARPSSRSHEYPLFIPRQNYCSSSGENSWSDRSSNNFGVASMESERKPRLDSSGSSSFNYSSASLHSVETHKDLQKGISLLKKSVACITAYCSNSLCLDVPSEASTFEAFAKLLAKLSSTKEVRSVFSGKMIYSRSCKQVEHLNKSVWNVNSAISSTTLMESAHTLPTMKNISEYRPNSAASFLYATQLSDVGKNECLIEEWDIVEHPTFPPPPSQTEDVEHWTRAMFIDATKK; translated from the exons ATTAACTGAGTACCGCATTTTGTTAAAATCATTGAAGAGTCGTCGGGATTTCTTGTATGCAAGATTGAGTGAAGTGCTTGTAGCAAAG GGGAAGGCAGATgatcaaatgaattggagagtGCTTCACAATGATAAGCTTGCAAAGTTGAAGGAGAAGCTCCGTCGTAATACACAACAATTTGTACAAG GGAAGGCTAAGATTGAGAGGGCGTCCTatgatttaaaagtaaaatatggggtgcttgaatcagcccattctACG TTGAAAAAGCATCGTGTGGAACAACTGGAAAAGTTCTATCCTAACCTAATTTCCACTCAGAACTTCGGGCTT ATGGCAATCACCGCTGAACGTCTTCATAAACAGCCTGTAGTCATAAAACAAATATGCAAATTGTTCCCCCTACGTCGGGTACGCAGTTCAAAA GTGATCATAGACGGCGAAAGAAAAGATGGGTCTACGGATCAATATGATCAAATCTGCAATGCACGCTTACCAAGAGGACTTGATCCTCACTCTGTTCCATCGGAAGAGCTTGCTGCATCTTTGgg TTACATGGTGCAACTTCTGAATCTTGTTGCTCAGAACTTGGCTGCCCCAGTGCTTCATAACTCTGGTTTTGCG GGTTCTTGCTCTCGAATATGGCAACGAGATTCTTATTGGGATGCACGTCCGTCTTCTAGAAG CCATGAATATCCCCTTTTTATACCACGCCAAAATTATTGCTCCAGTAGTGGGGAAAATTCGTGGTCTGACAGAAGCTCAAATAATTTTGGTGTTGCTTCAATGGAATCTGAGAGGAAGCCACGCCTGGATTCTTCTGGGAGTAGTAGCTTTAATTATTCTTCTGCTTCTCTACATTCAGTTGAAACACACAAGGACTTACAGAAAGGGATTTCACTTCTCAAGAAAAGTGTGGCATGCATAACAGCATATTGTTCTAACTCATTATGTTTGGATGTCCCTTCTGAAGCATCTACCTTTGAAGCATTTGCAAAGTTATTGGCCAAACTATCTTCGACAAAGGAAGTTCGATCTGTTTTCTCTGGCAAAATGATTTATTCAAG GTCGTGTAAACAAGTTGAACATCTGAACAAATCTGTATGGAATGTGAATTCTGCCATTTCCTCAACCACTCTAATGGAAAGTGCTCATACACTGCCTACCATG AAAAACATTTCTGAATACCGTCCAAATTCCGCTGCCAGCTTTCTTTATGCTACTCAGTTGTCTGATGTTGGAAAGAATGAATGCCTCATTGAAGAATGGGATATTGTGGAGCATCCCACTTTTCCTCCTCCTCCGTCACAAACTGAGGATGTTGAGCATTGGACTCGAGCCATGTTCATCGATGCTACAAAGAAATGA